The Denticeps clupeoides chromosome 1, fDenClu1.1, whole genome shotgun sequence genome segment GTACAGTCAACACCAAGACTGGAGGTGGTCAAGAACAATTAAGGATTTTGAGGAAGTTTAAGAAGACCCAGACAGGACAAATTATCTTTGAAGTGGGACCTTATATACAATTACTTGCACCAGTGTATCCACTACTTGACTGGTGCATTTTCTAGCCACTTGTCAGAggctttaatgttgtggctgaatATTCAACTTTTATGTGGTACATTGTCATATCATATATTTTGATTCATGGCAATTTCCTTGTGAAGTTGGTCTGATTTATTTGTTGAACTCTTAAGTTTCCTAATAAGCAAAGATAAAAATAGCAAAACAATTAAATGCTGAATGcagatttaaaaattaaatcatctgataaatacaataattgttcattcaaatgcatttaatattgAGATCTCTCTGAAAAGCTGGGATTGGACCACATCAAGAAAGTTtatatgcacattttattttttttataagttGTATGGAGAAGGTCTATGCCATGAATGATTCCTGCTTGGTGTTGTTCTGCCATCTTGTGGTCAATATTCAGAATCTTAAAATGCCAGAATATTCTAATCTGCCATTAAATTTTTGTACCGTGCATTTCAGACAGAGCTGCAGGAAGAGGATTTAGCATtactttaataaatatttactgCAGAAGCATTCTCAAGGTTCtagaaatgaatttaaattaaattatagaATACATATTAATAGTTTTATACTGTATTATGTAGAATTATATTAGGACAagaaatgcaaattaaaaacaaactaaagacctttaaaaatatatttgaaactACATTCCAGTTTTAATTGTAGGTTagtttcagaataaaaaaaatggaaatgctgcaaaaaaaaaaaaaaacacctttagAATTTTAATGTCAGTGCTGTATTGACTAAACCTCATATTCTGAAGTCActtgaaatataaaattaaaccacacacaaaataaacaataaaagacaacaataaaacattttaaaactttattaaagTCAGACAGACATGGGGCTACAGGCTTTGTTTTTCGATGTGTACACCATCAAACAACATCTGTTCTAAAGTTCTCATCACATCATTCTCCTAGTTGCGCAACTACTGCGAACCATCGCAGTGCTATATAATTGTCACTCTGACACTAAACTATGTAACACATATTTCAGGAAAATGCTGGTGTTGTTTCTTCCAACGTTCTCTCACATTATATTTTGCTGCTCTGTTGCTGGttaaatttacaaaataaaaggaagTCAAGAAAGGTAATACAAAGCAAGAGAGGTAGTACGGGTGGCTGAATTTCTACAAGAAATGTACTAATAGAAAAGAGGTATGAAATGATTCACAGTAATAACAAGGTGCATTTATTAATGATTCAGCCAGACTGCTTACAGCCAATTAACTTTCTCTGTTTTGCTTGAGTATAAATCATGAATCCCTTTTTCCATTTTAGTCAACCACACAGGCTCTCAGATTAATACTAGTTAACCCAAACTAGTTTATATTTTACTGACACATGTTAAATATGTACATCttataataataacttttttataatttttgttttcatagaagcctttataaaaaaacatgtttcatatcACAGATAAAAAAGGCAAAACCCATGGACTTTAATTTGGACTTTAAAATTTTCATTGATTGCTTATTATGTAAACGGAATGACTTACAAAATACTCCAGGTTAAAGCTTGTTCCAAAAGACCAGTTAGTCCAAGTTCTCCACCATGACAGCCTCACATTCCCATCTAGTAATGTTCTGGGGGGAAGTCTGGCTCAAGGTGAAAAACTGTTCTATATATAGAAAAGTGTGGAAAAAGTAAATCTgcaatacaaaatacatttacatttttattatatactaCATATCACTACCAAAACTtactaaatgctaaaaaaaagttattgtcTGCATTTTATCTGGAAACATGCACTGTACTACTGCAGAACTgagttatatttttatatataactaAGAAATGATCTGTTTTCTAATGCGCTTTGACCGGCGAGAAGGTGTGTCATAACCCATCTGTCTCTTCTTTGCCCGAGAGTTTCCAGACCTTTTCTCGGCCTCCTGTAGCTCACCATTAACACCGGCTTCTTTCTTCTCAGCTCTCTTACTAGATCTTGTTGGACTTTCGGCGGCCATGGGACTGGGTGACAGGACTGTTTTTTCAGCCTCCTCTGAGATCCCTTCCATAACCTCTGGTTCTGTGGAGATGTCAAGTGCCATTTCTGCCTGATCATCCTTGTGATGCTCTGCTTGGTTTGCTGCCTGTTTTGTTTCTACCTCTTCTTCATACACCTCAGAGCCTTCCACCTTCTCCAGGCTCTCTAATGTTTCTTCTGTGTTGTCACCTGATAGGCACTCGTGCCTGTCCTCTGCCTCAGATGCACTGATGTTCACGGTTGTGCCTTCATCGTTCACATCCTCCTGGTCTTGTCCACTGTCCCCAACTTCTTTGTCACCTGAGCTCTTTGCCTCTGTTGCCTTTCCTTCACCCGGAAATGCAACCTTGTCTTCAGCCTGATTTATATTCATTTCTTCAGTAGTCTTGTCACTTGTTAGTACTCCTCCGCACACCAAGCCTCCCTGTTCTGCTAGTTTTTCACGCTCAACCACAATTTCTTCTGTGGGATCTACATAGGGACCTGGATATGTCTTCTCACCTGGGCCACACTCCTCTTCGTCTCctgttttttctgttatttcatcTGGAgccttttcagtttttttattaaccAAAATGTCAGCGTTTTCTTCTACTTGCTCCCCATCAAGATTACCCCTCTCGTCCTCCTCAGCTTGACTGGACTTTTCCTCTGTCCCCTTTTGTTCTTGGTAAAGACGCTTGGATTTTCTTCTGGGTACATGAGCTTGTTTTGAATTACTTCGCAGGCCTCTTttcactaccattgtgccctTGACTTCATCAGAGTTCTTTTGTGAGATGttcactgtgtcctctgctatggTAGCAGTTGTTCCTTCAAGCTGTTCATCTTTATCTTCATATGAGGTGCTGGCCATCTCTTCACCCCTTTCCCCTTCCTTGTCATCTTTATCCACCACTTCTGTGTTTTCGTTTTGTTCCTTTTCTTCtaggttttctttatttgtctcAAATTCTTTGCCTTCAGTGGAGCTACTGAAAACTCGCTCCAGATTGTCAGTGTTTTCCAAAATGCCCTCCTCACAATCCATCGTTTTCTCTGTTATCTCAACATTTTCAGACACAACCTGTACCATGGTGTTCTCGTTTTCCTTTTGTGTGACTGGAGTTTTAGTTTCATCTTCATTAACAGCGACTTCCATCTCCATTCCTGTGTCCAGCTCTTCCTCAGCTTGTTCTTGGTACATTGCTACCTCATGTTGGTTGCTTGGCTTTTCTGACTTTCTTTGTGAACAGTAGTTTACAGCCGGTATCTTCTCTTCACCTGAGCTCATTGTAGTTTCAATTTGGTCAGGTGCTGTTTCTGCTTCATGTTGTTTAACTGCTACTTCCTGCTTCCTCTCTTCCAAATGGACTTGTTCCTTTGGTGTGCCCTGTGTTCCTTCTGATCCTACATTTTGTTCTAAAGTTACCTTCTTTTCCATACATACTTCTTCAGCATCTTGAGGTCCCAAAGGGTTTTCTAATCCTGACTCAATTTTCTCATCACTCTCTGATGTCATCTCAGCATCTCTGGCCACAGACTCCATCTGATGCAGAGCCTTGTTGAAGTCCACTAATAGAACACTGGCTCTTGGTAGTCTCTCAAACGGTGTAGTCCTAATGTCATCAGTTGACACTTCATCTGGCAAGATTGAATCCATCTTTACATCAGCCTCTTTTGGTGAGATGTACTCCTTATCTACTGTTTGaataacttcattttcattgatttCCTCTTCCACCAAGTCCTTCCCTGCAGgattttcacttttgtttttcagttcTATATCAGATGTCATTTCTATCATTATCCTTTCATTTGTTACCTCAGTCTCTTCTACTAATTTTTCATTTGTAGTATCAACACACGCTCCTTGTTCTGTGATATGAGCCTCATCCTcagtttctttgtctttttctgtaCAGTCTTCCACTTCGTGTTCTAATCGTTCTTCTAATTGTTGATTCCCACTGTCCCCAATTTCTTCTGCTTCCACTAACATTCTAATATCTTGTTCTGATTCTTCATTGGCTAATTTTTTGCTCAAATTAGAAACCACAGATTTCTGACTTGATTGTGGGCCACTAGGTTTGATTACTTTGGTACCACTCCTGAGAACTCTTGTCTGCATTTCTGGATCATCTAGCACCTCTTTCACATCTCCCCTCGAGGGACTGTTTTTTGGGGGTGTGACAAACCTTTCTCGTCTTCTTTTTTGGGCTCTCTTTTCAATAGTTTGTTTCTTCTCTGGTTCACCAGCAACAACAATGGTGGCTTGTTCAGTGGTCTCTTCCACCATATCAACTGCAGATGCCTCCTCACCTTGAGTGTCTGTCTGTTGTACGGTTTCTTCAATAGGTTTATGTACTTCCTCAGACTCTCCAGTATCTGCTGCATGTTCTGGTTCTGTTTTCTCCTTTTCCAGTGCTGGTACTTGAACTGATTCCCCTGGATAAGTTACCTTTTCACCGATGTTTTCTACTTCTAATGAACTTTGCTCATttccattaacatttttttctactCTAGTATTATATCCAGAGGAAGTAGAAGCCTTTGGTCTGCTCCTTAAAACCCTGTCGGATGTTTGTTGCTCAAGTTCAATGGTTGAGGTCTCTTTTGCTTCATTTTGCAGCTCTTCCGTTGTTGCTAGTGAAACCACTTGTAGTTGCTGTTTGCttatttgctgtgttttttcttgAACTAAAGCAACAGTCTCCCCCATTCGGCTTCTCAGTGCTCCTTTTTCTACAACAACACTCTTTTCTGTGTCTTTAGCTTCATTTTCTTGTTCTATGCTGAGCTGGGACTCTTCATCTTTGGATGTTTCCATTTCTGTCTCATTGACTCCAAGCTGTATTGGCTCCATTTCTATTTCATTTGAGGCCTTATCAATGGTCTCCTCATAATCTGTTGTTCTAGTTAACTCTTCTTCTACATCTGAGATATTAACTGATTTCACCTCTTCATCAATTTCCACAACCTCAATGTCCACCACTGGCTGGGTCATGTCCACAGCCCCAGTGGAAGTTGAGGCTTCTTGTAATGTTAATGCTTTGTGATTCTCAACGCCTCCCTGCTCCCCCCTTTGCATCTCACAAACCTCTTTTTCTATTCCAGTGTTAGCAGATTCTTGCTCCCCAGGTTGGTCAACATTTCCTTGAAGTTCTTGAACATTCTGTTGAACTTCTTTTTCAGCTGTATTTGTGTCTTCCATGGTTTCAGTTTGCGCAGTTACACATGCCTCTTCAGCCTTTTGATGAGTTTCATCTTTGCTTGTAATTTGTACAGGTTCTATTTTTCCATGTTCCTCGTCTCTCTTGCTTTTTTGGGAAGATTTACTAGTAGGTGTGTTAGTCACCTTTGTTCTGCTTCTTAAAGCCTTGTATGATTTTTGAGACTCATGTTCAACAACTGAAGATTCTTTTACTTCCAGTTGCTGGTCATCACTTGCTGTTGCTGAGCTTTCATCCAAAGCAGCTCTTGCCCTGGTTCTGCTTCTCTGGGCTCTTTCTTGCTCCATGTCAGGTTGCACCTGTGTTTCTTTGGATGTGCCCTTTTCTGATCCGTCCATTTGAACACCAAGATGAACACCAAGCTGAAGATGTTCCTCTTCAGTGGCCTCCTCAATGTCTACTGTTATAGCTACCTCTTCTTCTAGTCCTGTTGTCTTGTGTAATTCTGCCtctttaattatttctgacgtcattttcacattttcaactTCTACCATTGGCTGGTGGGATAGTGCGTCCATGTCCGCTACACCAGTTGAAGTTGAGGCTTCTTgcaatattaataattcattattctCTACTCCTCGGTCCTCCCACTGCATTGCCTCCATGGATGCGGTGCACTGTCCTCTTCTGACTTCTATCTGTTTTCTTTCTGATGGAGTTAAGGTAGCTGGTTCAGTGCCAGCTATTTCCTGTGCACTTGATGTAAACTCTTCAGAATCTCCCTTGTTATGTTCTATCTGCAGTGTTTCTGTCATAGAATAGTCAGTTTCCCTACCATGTAAAATAGGGTCAACAGTGTTTGAAATATCTGTGGTCTGTATGAGAAAAAACAAAGGACAAACAATATAACATACATTAACATGTTTACATGCATGCTAAATAATAGACCCTTTTTCACCCGAGGAACTATTTTTCAGTTCCAAAAACCAATGGAAAACTCTTTGTGGCATGTTCACAGGAATATAGATTCTATAAACGGCTGTTTTGGGGGACTAATGTCTGAGCTGACTGATCCCCCAAGTCCTGCTACTCAGTGTATTATAAAATGTGAAGGCTTATCCTGTTTTGTCCTGCACTATTTCCATGAGCTGTTTAATACATAAAGATCAATTCCCACAGCATTAAAAGCTCTCACAGACTCTTATCATTGGTCTTACTGTAAAGAAAGTAACATATCAATTATTCCCTTCTGGTTATAACCTGTAATGTAAGGAAGAAGTTTAAATTTCACCTCTATCATATGCTCAACGTGAATGTTTGATCTCCGTAGCAGTCCACATTCTGATATCTTCTCTTCGATACTGTATTTGTCTACATCTGTTTCCGGTGTCTGGTCCATCGGTTCATGTAGAGGGTGGTCTACTCCTGCTTCAATTTCTTCCACCCTGAATTCACCACAgtcacacaacaaacacactaCTACCTTAGAATATTTATGatagttaacaaaaaaacaataacagcTCTATGGATATTAGAGCTGGAACCTCTTCTCCAGTGGTTACTGCATGTGTTTTAATCAAAGAATACATTCATTGATTACCTGATACCATTTTCTGAGTAACTCTCCCCTGTTGCCTCTTCAGTGTCCTCTATCAGCTTACTGCATTCAAGATTGCTGCTTTGGTTTTGTGTTAAACCCAATGCATCTTCCACCTCTGGGGGGAAAACAAAATCCTAGCACCTACATTCGGGCCACTTCTGGAAAACATACCTTGTTGACTTGCACATTACCTCCGGTCATGTGAATATCTGTGCTAATCTCAAACACTTCTTcctaaattgaaaaaaaaaaactcatgtcAACATGACTCTAAAAATCATATTCTAATCTGAACAAATAAAACGGTAACCAAAGTAAAAAACTCACCACTTCCTGCTCTTCTGTCAACCTCTTTCTTAATTTTGCATGATTGTTGCTTAACTCGAAAACATTTGAGTCCATCAGCCTTATCTTTTTAGCAATATGAGTTCTCTGGTGGGGCATTCCAGCATGCTGAACTTCCCAGAGCAGATCTTGATGTTGTGGTTTGCTTCTGAGATATCTGCTGCACACtagtgaaaaagaaagatgaaagGAGCATGATATTCTTATAAACCACCATACCATAACAACTCTTAATCTTACACAAATTATCAAATATGTTCAATGATCTGGTTCAGTGCAATATTTGGTTGTTACCTCTGAGCATGGCACATGAAACAGGGTACCTCAACCCTAAAGAATCCTTCTGGAAAGACTCAACAAAGTCTTCCAACATCCGCAGCCCGTGCCCTTGTCTGCGATGGTCTTTACGAACAAACATGGAATCCATGACAGGAAGCTGATAACGTTCGGTTAAAAATTCCATGCATTGGATTCCTATTGGAGTGAATACACAGATGCATGTGATGAAAATGTGTAcagaatttttgtattttaacattttcaggTTTCTCTTTGCCATGGGAAAATTGGAATGTTTGAGCCAACATGTGTTGTGTGACATCAGCACGGTAGACATACTAAGAGGGagaaatttgcattttcatgcaaaAAGTGGCCAGtacaagagcagcaaaaataaacaaaacaaaaaacctaGACCAACAGTAGGTATAAAAGTACACTATACagcaatatttcaatataaatataaatgggtgtgttaaaaagttttaagggtggtagtagcctagtgggtaacacactggaatatgaaccagaagacccaggttcaaatcccacttactaccattgtgtccctgagcaagacacttaaccctaagttgctccaggggtaactgtccctgtaaatactgtttgtaagtcactctggataagggcatctgataaatgctgtaaatgcaaatgtaaatatgtaaacttATGTACCTGACCATTACCTATAAGGACTTCCCAATTGGAATCCATATATCATTATAAAATTGATCAGTATTGACTCTTCTAAGAAGGCATGAAACAaaattttgaatatatttttggGACATTTTACCCAATCATTTGTGAAGGTCAGGCAATAATCTTGAAAAAAAGAAGGCCTGGCTGTTAATCTTAAAGGAGTATCCTGTCAAGCAATTCCATTTATTCCAATTTATGGACCTTGCCCTGTCCACGGGGcacaatcatgttttttttgtatgctaGAGAATTAGGAACTCCCTTCTCATGAACTAAGCTCATTATCCTAATTATCATTATCCCTCTTCCACCAAACTTTGGCACAGTGCAGTCAGGCAGGTAATGTTCTCCTAACAGTATGGTAGTGATGAAAACTGTGTATTGATGAATGTAATT includes the following:
- the LOC114792747 gene encoding golgin subfamily B member 1-like isoform X1, which codes for MAFPVDILSTLDEHFLEQSANEYMNELLQRDSSTPEYLHLSSGKKVEICLGNVSPVLFYGTVVKTPILGLFSPEDYLSVVGFFLDGQWWLPESMLKTSDPTRDGILEVKTIGEKIVLYVLNRIIYRGQDMTKDDVPFLRHGEDNVTKILWKNGEAIGFYSIKDEGIQCMEFLTERYQLPVMDSMFVRKDHRRQGHGLRMLEDFVESFQKDSLGLRYPVSCAMLRVCSRYLRSKPQHQDLLWEVQHAGMPHQRTHIAKKIRLMDSNVFELSNNHAKLRKRLTEEQEVEEVFEISTDIHMTGEVEDALGLTQNQSSNLECSKLIEDTEEATGESYSENGIRVEEIEAGVDHPLHEPMDQTPETDVDKYSIEEKISECGLLRRSNIHVEHMIETTDISNTVDPILHGRETDYSMTETLQIEHNKGDSEEFTSSAQEIAGTEPATLTPSERKQIEVRRGQCTASMEAMQWEDRGVENNELLILQEASTSTGVADMDALSHQPMVEVENVKMTSEIIKEAELHKTTGLEEEVAITVDIEEATEEEHLQLGVHLGVQMDGSEKGTSKETQVQPDMEQERAQRSRTRARAALDESSATASDDQQLEVKESSVVEHESQKSYKALRSRTKVTNTPTSKSSQKSKRDEEHGKIEPVQITSKDETHQKAEEACVTAQTETMEDTNTAEKEVQQNVQELQGNVDQPGEQESANTGIEKEVCEMQRGEQGGVENHKALTLQEASTSTGAVDMTQPVVDIEVVEIDEEVKSVNISDVEEELTRTTDYEETIDKASNEIEMEPIQLGVNETEMETSKDEESQLSIEQENEAKDTEKSVVVEKGALRSRMGETVALVQEKTQQISKQQLQVVSLATTEELQNEAKETSTIELEQQTSDRVLRSRPKASTSSGYNTRVEKNVNGNEQSSLEVENIGEKVTYPGESVQVPALEKEKTEPEHAADTGESEEVHKPIEETVQQTDTQGEEASAVDMVEETTEQATIVVAGEPEKKQTIEKRAQKRRRERFVTPPKNSPSRGDVKEVLDDPEMQTRVLRSGTKVIKPSGPQSSQKSVVSNLSKKLANEESEQDIRMLVEAEEIGDSGNQQLEERLEHEVEDCTEKDKETEDEAHITEQGACVDTTNEKLVEETEVTNERIMIEMTSDIELKNKSENPAGKDLVEEEINENEVIQTVDKEYISPKEADVKMDSILPDEVSTDDIRTTPFERLPRASVLLVDFNKALHQMESVARDAEMTSESDEKIESGLENPLGPQDAEEVCMEKKVTLEQNVGSEGTQGTPKEQVHLEERKQEVAVKQHEAETAPDQIETTMSSGEEKIPAVNYCSQRKSEKPSNQHEVAMYQEQAEEELDTGMEMEVAVNEDETKTPVTQKENENTMVQVVSENVEITEKTMDCEEGILENTDNLERVFSSSTEGKEFETNKENLEEKEQNENTEVVDKDDKEGERGEEMASTSYEDKDEQLEGTTATIAEDTVNISQKNSDEVKGTMVVKRGLRSNSKQAHVPRRKSKRLYQEQKGTEEKSSQAEEDERGNLDGEQVEENADILVNKKTEKAPDEITEKTGDEEECGPGEKTYPGPYVDPTEEIVVEREKLAEQGGLVCGGVLTSDKTTEEMNINQAEDKVAFPGEGKATEAKSSGDKEVGDSGQDQEDVNDEGTTVNISASEAEDRHECLSGDNTEETLESLEKVEGSEVYEEEVETKQAANQAEHHKDDQAEMALDISTEPEVMEGISEEAEKTVLSPSPMAAESPTRSSKRAEKKEAGVNGELQEAEKRSGNSRAKKRQMGYDTPSRRSKRIRKQIIS
- the LOC114792747 gene encoding golgin subfamily B member 1-like isoform X2, with the protein product MLKTSDPTRDGILEVKTIGEKIVLYVLNRIIYRGQDMTKDDVPFLRHGEDNVTKILWKNGEAIGFYSIKDEGIQCMEFLTERYQLPVMDSMFVRKDHRRQGHGLRMLEDFVESFQKDSLGLRYPVSCAMLRVCSRYLRSKPQHQDLLWEVQHAGMPHQRTHIAKKIRLMDSNVFELSNNHAKLRKRLTEEQEVEEVFEISTDIHMTGEVEDALGLTQNQSSNLECSKLIEDTEEATGESYSENGIRVEEIEAGVDHPLHEPMDQTPETDVDKYSIEEKISECGLLRRSNIHVEHMIETTDISNTVDPILHGRETDYSMTETLQIEHNKGDSEEFTSSAQEIAGTEPATLTPSERKQIEVRRGQCTASMEAMQWEDRGVENNELLILQEASTSTGVADMDALSHQPMVEVENVKMTSEIIKEAELHKTTGLEEEVAITVDIEEATEEEHLQLGVHLGVQMDGSEKGTSKETQVQPDMEQERAQRSRTRARAALDESSATASDDQQLEVKESSVVEHESQKSYKALRSRTKVTNTPTSKSSQKSKRDEEHGKIEPVQITSKDETHQKAEEACVTAQTETMEDTNTAEKEVQQNVQELQGNVDQPGEQESANTGIEKEVCEMQRGEQGGVENHKALTLQEASTSTGAVDMTQPVVDIEVVEIDEEVKSVNISDVEEELTRTTDYEETIDKASNEIEMEPIQLGVNETEMETSKDEESQLSIEQENEAKDTEKSVVVEKGALRSRMGETVALVQEKTQQISKQQLQVVSLATTEELQNEAKETSTIELEQQTSDRVLRSRPKASTSSGYNTRVEKNVNGNEQSSLEVENIGEKVTYPGESVQVPALEKEKTEPEHAADTGESEEVHKPIEETVQQTDTQGEEASAVDMVEETTEQATIVVAGEPEKKQTIEKRAQKRRRERFVTPPKNSPSRGDVKEVLDDPEMQTRVLRSGTKVIKPSGPQSSQKSVVSNLSKKLANEESEQDIRMLVEAEEIGDSGNQQLEERLEHEVEDCTEKDKETEDEAHITEQGACVDTTNEKLVEETEVTNERIMIEMTSDIELKNKSENPAGKDLVEEEINENEVIQTVDKEYISPKEADVKMDSILPDEVSTDDIRTTPFERLPRASVLLVDFNKALHQMESVARDAEMTSESDEKIESGLENPLGPQDAEEVCMEKKVTLEQNVGSEGTQGTPKEQVHLEERKQEVAVKQHEAETAPDQIETTMSSGEEKIPAVNYCSQRKSEKPSNQHEVAMYQEQAEEELDTGMEMEVAVNEDETKTPVTQKENENTMVQVVSENVEITEKTMDCEEGILENTDNLERVFSSSTEGKEFETNKENLEEKEQNENTEVVDKDDKEGERGEEMASTSYEDKDEQLEGTTATIAEDTVNISQKNSDEVKGTMVVKRGLRSNSKQAHVPRRKSKRLYQEQKGTEEKSSQAEEDERGNLDGEQVEENADILVNKKTEKAPDEITEKTGDEEECGPGEKTYPGPYVDPTEEIVVEREKLAEQGGLVCGGVLTSDKTTEEMNINQAEDKVAFPGEGKATEAKSSGDKEVGDSGQDQEDVNDEGTTVNISASEAEDRHECLSGDNTEETLESLEKVEGSEVYEEEVETKQAANQAEHHKDDQAEMALDISTEPEVMEGISEEAEKTVLSPSPMAAESPTRSSKRAEKKEAGVNGELQEAEKRSGNSRAKKRQMGYDTPSRRSKRIRKQIIS